TGATCGATGCCACTCGTCTGTTCCCCATCAATGCAGAAAAGGCCTCTCCTCGCAATGTCCTTGACAGTTCGAGCACCAGAAGTTTAGGAAACCACGTTCGGCCGCCACAAATCGCACAGGCTTCGGAAGAGCCTGGGCGTCGGCCCGAGACACAACTCAAGCCTCGCCAGACCAGGAGGGTTCATGTTTCTTTCAGATATCGCCTACGCCATGGGAACGACCGGAGACGCATCCGCTCAGGGCGGCAATCCGTTGACCGCCTTCATGCCCCTAATTATCATGTTCGCCATCTTCTACTTTCTGCTCATCAGACCACAGCAGAAAAAGGCCAAGGAACATCGCCAGACCCTGGCCAATCTGAACAAGGGAGACCATATCCTGACCAACGGCGGTCTGTATGGGCGGATCACCGCCATCGCCGAAGACGTTCTGACCGTGGACCTTGGCGAGGAGAATCTGGTTCGCATCAACCGCGGATACATTGCCGGACTGGCCGAGCCCAAGGCCGGAAACGGTGGTACGGCGGCCGCCGAACGGAAAAAAAAGGACAAGAAATAACGGGTTGGGAATCTGGCCCGAACAAGCTGGCAGAATTCGTCTGCCGGCTTGTTTTTTTTCATTTTTCACATCTCTCGAGGTTTTAGAGTTATGAATCGAAGCCTCCGTTGGCGGATCGTGCTTACCGTCTGCGTCGCGCTCCTGGCCATCGCCTACGTCTTGCCGACATTCCCCTCCCTCGTGACCGACGGGTTAAAGCGGATTCTACCCGAACGCCAGATCAGCCTGGGACTGGACCTCAAGGGAGGTATGCACCTGACCCTGGGTGTCGACGTCAAAAAAGCCGTGGCCAACTCCATGGCCCAAACAGGACGCAATCTTCGCGACGAGGCCCGGGAACAAAAAATTGCCGTATTCAGACCCGAGGTCACACCCGAGGGGATGCTGACCTTCGCTCTTCTCAAGAAGGACCAGCAGAAGCAACTTGAGGATCTTCTGGCCGCCAGCTTCCGCCAGGTGCAGATCGTCAACCGGGCCGACGAAGGCAACGATCGAATGGTCTACTCCCTGGCCCTCAAGCCGGAGGACCAGACAAATCTCGAGAAACTGACCATCGAGCAGGCCGTCAAGACTATCCGCAACCGCATCGACCAGTTCGGAGTGTCCGAACCGGACATCAGAAGGCAACAGGACAACCGAATTCAGGTTCAACTTCCAGGCCTCGACGATCCCGAGCGGGCCATCCAGATCATCGGCAAGACCGCCCATCTGGAGTTCATGCTCGTGGACGACACGGCCGATGTGAGCAAGGCCGTCCAGGGGGTCCTTCCTCCTGGCGACGCCCTCTATTTTCTGCACAAGAAACTGGCCGACGGAACCATCTCCAAACAGCCCATGGTCCTCAAGAGCGAAGTCGTCCTGACCGGTGAGTACATCACCGACGCCAGAACCCAGTTCGACTCATACGGACAGCCCTACGTGAGCCTCAACTTCAGCGATCGGGGAGCCAAAATCTTCGAACGGATCACGGCCGAAAATGTCAAGAAGCGTCTGGCCATCGTCCTGGACGGTGCCATCTACTCGGCTCCGGTCATTCAAGAAAAAATTGGTGGAGGCCGGGCCAGCATCTCCGGACAGTTCACCACCGACGAGGCCCACGATCTGGCCCTGGTCCTTCGGGCCGGCTCCCTGCCCGCCCCGGTGGAAATTCTCGAAGAACGGACCATTGGCCCCTCCCTGGGTCAGGAATCCATCGACAAGGGCGTGCTCTCGGCCCTGATCGGTGGCGCCTTGATCCTCGTCTTCATGATCGTTTACTACGGTTTTGCCGGAATCATCGCCGACATCGCCCTGATCTTTAACATCCTCCTTATCATGGCCGGCCTGGCCGGGTTTGGGGCCACACTGACACTGCCGGGCATCGCGGGTATCATTCTGACCATCGGTATGGCCGTGGACGCCAACGTCCTGATCTTCGAGCGCATTCGGGAGGAACTGCGCAAGGGCTTCTCGCCGCGAGCGGCCGTGGACGAGGGCTACAGCCGGGCCACCCTGACCATCCTGGACGCCAATGTGACCACCATCATCGCCGCCGTGGTTCTCTATCAATTCGGGACCGGTCCGATTCGCGGCTTTGCCGTGACCTTGACTCTTGGCATCCTGGCCTCCATGTTCACTGCCCTGTTCGTTTCCAGGATTCTGTTCGACTACTGGCTAAAAAAACGGCCGGCCAACGCCGCCCTGAGCATCTAAAAAGAGAGTGGAGACGAGACCATGGGACTGCGCATCATTCCCCCTGACACGAACATCAATTTTATCGGTGTACGCAAATACGCCTATGCCTTTTCGATCATTCTGATCCTCGTCGGCCTGATTTCCCTTGTCGTCAAGGGCGGGCCTCGCCTGGGCATCGACTTTGCCGGCGGCACCATCATCCAAATCGAATTCGACAAGGGTCTCGATATTGACCGGGTCAAATCCGCATTGAATGACGTGCCCCTGTCCGGTCTGACCATTCAGCGCTTCGGGCAGGATGACGAGAACACCGTTCTACTCCGGACATCCACCGAAGAGGCCAACCCGGAACAGATACGAGCCATGGTTTCCGAGGCCTTGGCCTCCAACATGGCTGACACTCCTTTCACGGTTCAAAGGCTGGAAATGGTCGGCCCGAAGGTTGGAGCCGACCTTCGGGGCAAGGCCCTTGAGGCCCTGTTTTACGCCGTGCTTCTCATTGCCATCTACATCTCCGGCCGATTCGAACAGCGATGGATGACCTCTGCCATCATGGCCGGTGGCCTGGCCGGAACCATCTACGTCCTTCAGCTTATGAGCCTGCCCACCACCTACCTGATCGTGGCCGCCATGCTCATCACGCTTGCGCTCTGCTGGTATCTGAAGCTCAACTATGCGCTGGGAGCCGTAGTGGCTTTGACCCACGACGTCATAGTCACCGTGGGAATTTTCTCCCTGTTGAACAAGGAATTCGACCTGACGATCATCGCCGCTCTGCTGACCATCGTCGGGTATTCGCTGAACGACACCATCATCGTCTTCGACCGCATCAGGGAGAACCTCCGGGGCAAGAGCGGCAAGTCTTCCTTGAGCCGTCTGGTCAACAAGAGCATCAACGAGACCTTGAGCAGGACCATCCTGACATCGGGCACCACCCTGATGGTCGTCTTCTGTCTGTTCCTCTTCGGCGGCGGAGTCATTCACGACTTCGCCTTCGCCCTGCTGGTCGGCATCTTCGTTGGTACCTACTCGTCCATTTACGTGGCCAGTCCCATTCTTCTCGGATTCGGCCCGACCCTTCCCGATTCTGAACCCGAAGACAGGGAGCGAGCCGCGGTCTGAGTCGGCTTCCAAAGTTTCATCGACACGAAAAAGGCCCGCAAATGCGGGCCTTTTTCGTGTCATGGCGCGTCCTTCTTTCGGAAAGTCGACCCTCCAAACGCCCGTCGCTGTTGCCGACGCGGAATCAAAATGCTATGGGGCGCCATCCGAGGGCTGTCCTGAATATCTCAAAATAATAGAACCGCGTACGACGCATCCTCGAGGTGCAGGGAGAAGGACATGAGTGATGATCGATACACCGTCGTCAGCAAGCAGTCATGGTTTTCCAGGCTGAGCGGATCCCTAAAGGCCGTCGGTCTGGGCGTCCTAATATTTTTGGCCGCTTGGCCCCTTTTATGGTGGAATGAAGGCCGGGCCGTCCTCACGGCCAAATCACTGGCCGAAGGAGCAGGAATCGTCGTTTCCGTGTCCGCCAACTGGATCGATCCCGCCAACGAGGGTAGACTGGTCCACGTCAGCGGTCGGGCCGAGACCGATGACACCTTGACCGATCCGGATTTTCCGGCCGCCAGCGTTACAGCCTTACGATTGGATCGCAAGGTCGAGATCTTCCAATGGATGGAACACCAGGAAACCACGGAAAAAAAGAACATGGGCGGATCAGTGGAGCGCCAGACCACCTATACATACTCCAGGGACTGGTCCTCTTCGCGAATCGATTCATCTCGTTTTCACCAGCCCTCCGGCCATGAAAACCCGTCATCGTTACCGTATGAACCGTTTTCTCTAACCGCAACGGATGTTACGATCGGAGCTTTCACCATGCCCCGTTCCCTGACCGACAAGCTGCCCGCGTCGGACACCGTGCGACTCGAAGGGATGGAATCGAAAAACACAACCAGACCTCGCGTCGTACGCGGCCAGTACTACATCGGGGCCAATCCTGACGAACCGGCTGTCGGCGACATGCGCATCCGCCACACCTATGCCCCGCAGCAGGATGTCAGTATCATCGCCCGCCAGCAGGGTAATTCCTTTGGCGGATACCAGACCAGCGACGGCCGTCGCACCCTGCTCATGCTCAAACCGGGACTGCACGACGCAAGTTCCATGTTCAGCGCAGCCCAGAGTGCGAACTCGACCTTGACTTGGCTACTCAGGGCGATCGGTTTCATTCTCATGCTCGCAGGGTTACGCATGATCTTCGGCATCGTCGGAGTCCTCGGCGATGTGGTACCCTTTATCGGCGACGTTCTTCGCCTTGGAACGGGACTGATCTCATTGGCCATCGCCCTTGCCTGCAGCCTGCTGGTCATCGCCATGGCCTGGATTTTCTATCGCCCTGTGCTCGGACTAGCCCTACTGACCGCTGCTGTCGCCGTTTTTGCCGGAGTGATCATGAAGGCCCGCAAGCATCCCCAGACTGCATAAAAAATCCCCCGCAGGGCAAACCCACCAGAAATCCCTCGGCGAGACGATTGAGTGCTTTTGCCGATAGCTAGCAAAAAACCGGCCAGGAACCTTTCCTGGCCGGTTTAATTCAAAAGGCCCGCCCATGCGGGCTATTTTTTCAACCCCAGAAAGATCTATCCTGCCGCCCCTCCGAGATAAGCGTTCTGAACATCAGGGTTTGCCAACAGAGCCTCGGCAGTATCCTCGAGCACGATATCGCCCACCTCCATCACATACCCACGGCTGGCTAATTTCAGAGCAGCCCTGGCGTTTTGCTCAACCAGGAGAACCGTCACTCCGGACTGGTTGATCTCTCGGATAGTGGCGAAAATCGAATTGACCAGGATTGGGGCCAGGCCCAGCGAGGGCTCGTCCAGCAACAAGACGTTCGGTCTAGCCATGAGGGCCCTGGCGATGGCCAGCATCTGCTGCTCCCCACCCGACAGGGTTCCGGCCAATTGACTTTCCCGTTCCTTGAGCCTCGGAAACAGTGTGTACACCCATTGTCTGGTGTCCCGGACGGCGTCGTGATTTTTGCGGGTAAAAGCCCCCAGACGAAGATTTTCGTCCACGGTCAGGGTTCCGAAAACCCGTCTCCCTTCCGGACATTGAGCGATCCCTCTTGTGACCACGGCATGGGCCGGCAGCGCGTGCAAGGGTTCGCCTCGCAAGTAGATCGATCCTCCCGAGGCTCTGACCAGACCGCTGATGGCCATGAGGGTGGTCGACTTGCCCGCCCCGTTGGCGCCGAGAATGGTGACGATCTCACCCTCCTCTATATGCAGACTCACTCCGTGCAAGGCCTCGACGTTTCCGTAACGCACGATGAGATTCTCAATTTTGAGCATTTCTAGTCCTCCGAGGTTCCCAGGTAGGCCTCGATCACCCTGGGATTGGCCTTGATCTCGGTTGGAGTCCCCTGGGCGATCATGGCCCCATGTTCGAGGACCACCAAGTGCTCGCAGATCTTCATGACCAAGTTCATATCGTGCTCGATGAGAAGAACCGTGATTCCCCTGTCCCGCACGGCCCGAATGAGGGAAATCAATTTCTGGGTTTCATGGTCGTTCATGCCCCCGGCCGGCTCATCCAGGATGATGAATTTCGGCTTCGTGGAAAGGGCCCGGGCGATTTCCAGAAGCCTCTGGTTGCCGTACGAAAGGTTCTTGGCCAATTGATCGGCCTGCCCGTCCAGACCGACAAAGGTGAGCTCTTTCATAGCCAGAGCCAATGCCTTGCGCTCCTCAGCCCTTTGGCCCGGCAAGCGGAGCATGGCCCCCAGGACGCCCGAACGCATCCGGCAATGACATCCGGCCAGGGCGTTCTCCAGCACCGTCATGTTCTGGAACAGACGAATGGTCTGGAAGGTCCGGGCAATGCCCAGGGCCACTATACGGTGCGTTGCAAGGCCGATCAAGTTGTGGCCCTGGAAAAGGACCTCGCCCGTGTCAGGCCGATAGTTTCCGGTGATCAGATTAAAAACCGTGGTCTTGCCGGCCCCGTTAGGTCCAATAAGTCCGACAATGGACCCATCCTCAATGTCGAAGGACACGTCGTTCACGGCCATCAGGCCGCCAAAAGATTTAGACAGGTTCTTGATGCCCAGAAGGCTCATAACGACGCCTCCCCGTCCTTGAGTGATTTTGTCGCGTACCGGCGAGGAAGCGGGGGAAGCAATCCCTGGGGACGAAAAACCATCATGGCCACCATGGCCGCGCCGAAAACGAGCATTCGGGCCGTTGCGAACTGCCGGAAAATTTCGGGGAGTCCAATGATCAGAAAGGCCCCGAGGATCACGCCTCGGATGCTCCCTGAACCGCCCAGGATGACGATGGTGAAAAAGACCACCGACTCCCAGAAGGAAAAGGATTCCGGGGCGATGATGGTCATCTTGGTGGCATAGATTGTTCCGACCATTCCGGCCCAAAAGGCCCCCAGGGTGAAGGCCACCAGTTTGTAGTGACCCGTGTCCACCCCGTTGCCTTCGGCCGCTACCTCGTCCTCCTTGATGTAGTTGAGGGCCCGGCCGAATCTCGAATGTGCCAGACGATGGAAAAAGAACACGGTCAGGCCGGCGAAAATCCAGATCAGGTAATAAAATTCCTGCGGCTTGCGGATGGTAAATCCGAACACACTCGGCCGGGATATGCCGAAGATGCCGTTGGCTCCTCCGGTAATGCCGAAGACGTTGTTGATCAAGGCGATGCGGGTGATCTCGACGATGCCGATGGTCACGATGAGAAGGTAGTCCCCCCGGAGATGAATGATGGGCCTGGCCACCACCATGGCAAAGACCGCAGCCACCAGGCCGCTCACGGGCATGAGCCAGAGAACCGGAACGTGGTAAGTCGTGTTCAGGATGGCCGTCGTGTAGGCTCCCATGGCGTAGAATGCCGCGTGGCCCATATGGAAGAGACCGGCGTGACCGAGGATAATGTTCAGGCTCAAAGCCAGTATGGCGTAGAGCCCGACGTTGTTCAAAACATCGGTCCAATAGGAGTCGAGAAACAGGGGCAGCACGGCCATGACGGCCACGAGTGGGATGTATAGGGCCAGGGACCGTTTCATCACACCTTCTCCGCGACCCGTTCACCGAGCAGGCCCGTTGGTCTGACGATGAGGATGAGAATAAGAACACAAAAGGCGATGGCGTCCTTCCATGCGACGGAGATGTAGGCCGCGCCCAGGGCCTCGATGACCCCAAGAAGAAGACCGCCGACCATGGCCCCCGGAATATTCCCGATCCCCCCCAGGATGGCCGCGGTAAAAGCCTTCAGGCCATAGACCCAGCCCATGGTGAAATTGACCTGCCCGTAGTAGAGTCCAACCATAAGCCCGGCCGCTCCACCCAGGGCCGGGCCGATAATGAAGACCAGCATGATTACCCGGTCGACGTTGATACCCATGAGCTTGGCCGCACCCTGATCAATGGCCGCCGCCCTGATGGCAGTGCCGAGCCTCGTTTTCTGGATGAAAAAATACAGAGCGAGCATGAGAACGAGAGAAGTTCCGAAGAGAATGATCCGCATGAGCGGGATATCCAGGCCAAGGACATTCACTGCCATCTTGGGCAGAATGTCGTGGGGATAGACCCTGAACCTGGCCCCGTAGATGAGCATGATGGTGTTCTGGAGAAAAATGGACGCCCCCAGGGCCGAAACCACCGCCGAAAGCCGGGGCGAGGACCGCAGGGGTTTGTAAGCCACACGGTCGAGGACCACTCCGACCACGGCCACCAGGCCCATGACCATGAGAGCCAGTACCAACACTCCGGCCAGAGGGCCTAGATGGTCGGTCAGACCAAGAGACAGGAGAACCGTAAGCCCAAGATAGGCCCCTATGGTGAACAGATCTCCGTGGGCGAAGTTGATGAGCTTCATGACCCCGTAGACCATGGTGTAGCCAAGGGCGATGAGGGCGTAAATCCCCCCCACGGCCAGTCCGTTGGTCAATTGCTGAAAAAATTGCTCCATTGGCCGTTCCTGCGCGTCGGTTGAGTGATGGCGGTAGTGGATGATCCGACAACCGGAACCGTCGGAAAAAGGGGCGAGGTCTAAAAGACCCCGCCCCATGAACCCGATCTAGGGAAGCAGGACGAAGTTGCCTGCGGCGTCGACCTCGTACACCCGGTACAAGTCACCGATACGGTCGCCCTTCTCATTGAATGAGATGTCCCCTGTCAGCCCCGGATACTTGTCCAGCTTTTCCTTGAGATACGAGGCGATGGTCGCCGGGTCTTCGCTCCCGGTCTTGGCGATGGCCTCGACAATAACATTAAAGGCGTCACCAGCCAGAACCGACCAGATGGACACGGGCATGGCCTTGAACTTGGCTTGGTAGGAGGCCAGGAAGGCCTTGGCGTCGGCCCGGTCCAAGTCCTGGGGCAGAGGCGGGCTCAGGAACATGAAGCCCTGGGCAGGTTCCTTGCCGGCGATCTTGACCAGGTCGCTGTTGTTGGTGGCGTCACCGCCGAGCATGGGCACCAGCCAGTTCATTTCCTTTTTCTGACGAAGCAGCAGACCGGCTTCGGGATAATAGCCGGTGAAAAAGATGACATCGGGGTTGGCGGCCTTGAGGTTCGTCAGGATGGCTGAATAGTCCTGCTCCTTGGGAGTCAGAGCATCGAAGAAGGCGATCTTCACTCCGTTGGCGTCCAGAATAGCCTTGGTCTCATCGGCCAAACCCTTGGCGTAGGACGTGTTGTCATGCAGGATGGCTACATTCTTGAACCCCTTGTCCATGATCGTCTTGGCCGCCACCTTTCCCTGCTCGTCGTCGCGGGGGCTAGTCCGGAAAAACTTGGCCAACCCCTTCTCGGATAGACGAACGGCCGTGGAGCCGGTGGCCACCTGAACGATGCCAGCCTCATCATAGATGTTCTGGGAGGCTTCAGTCACCGAAGAACCATACGTGCCGATGACGGCCGTAACACCCTTGGTGCTCAGGCGCTGGGCGGCCAAGGCGGCGGAGCGCGGATCGCCGGCGTCGTCCTCGACCACAACGGTCACCTGCTTGCCGAGCAGGCCTCCAGCCGCATTCAGTTCATCGGCCAGCAACTCCACGATCTGTTTCATGTCCTGGCCCTCACTGGCCCAAGATCCGGTCAGTGGGCACATGACGCCGATCTTGATTTCGGCGGCCAAGGACGATCCCGCGCCCAGGCCCAAGGCAAGAATCAGCGACACCAATACAAACACCATTCTCCTCTTCATTCGGATTCCTCCTGCGCGATGCATGGTTATGGGGTACACGACACCGGCACGTCACCGGATTAGTAAGGGACACGGGTCCGTCGGACCGGAAAACATCGAAACATCCTCGGTCCGGAGACGTTGGACCGATACCCGAAAGCCGCTTCAAAGGCAATAGGTTCGGGCGGCGACGATCAAGCGCTGCCCGATTCACCTCATCTCAACTCCTTGACAATGCATTCAATCAAGAATAGTTCTCAATCCATTATGAAAACGGAACTCGGACCTGATCGAAGGATCACTAAGCAACGGCGTGTCATCCTCGACATTCTCAAAAGCCTCAAATCGCATCCGACTGCGGACGAGCTCTACGATCTCGTCCGTCCGGTCATGCCAAGCATCAGCCTCGGCACCGTCTACCGGAACCTCGAAGTCCTCAGTAGCTGCGGCTTGGCCCGGACTATCCAGGGCTTCGGCAATAAGATGCGCTTTGACGGAGACGTAAGCCCGCACCATCATGTCATCTGTGAATCATGCGGCTCAATAGGGGATGTCTGGGGATTCAAGATCGACGCCTCGGCCCCGGACGGGGACGCTGCGTCGGATTTCCAAATCCGTGACTTCGAGGTTGTCTTTCACGGTCTCTGCCCTCGTTGCCGAGGGGCGGCGAACCACGCCGAAGAAGAGCCGACGTACTGAACCGACCGCGCCCTTCCCCCTGCCCCCCTTTACAGATTCCGGCGGCGGTCTTAGCATTGAAACCGTTTCTTTCGGCGAAGCGGCGTCATTTGCATCAGCGACTTTATTTGCCGCGTCGAAAGTTATTCCCTGTTGCCTTCAACACCGAAACCAAGAGAGGCGTACATGAAACCGATCAAAGGCACCCAGACCGAAAAAAACCTCCTCATCGCCTTCAGTGGTGAATCACAAGCTAGGAATAGGTACACGTATTTCGCCAGCGTGGCCAAAAAAGAAGGATACGTTCAGATTTCCGACATCTTCACCGAAACTGCCAATCAGGAAAAGGAACACGCCAAGCGTCTCTTCAAATATTTGGAAGGTGGTGAACTCGAAGTATGCGCCTCCTATCCGGCCGGAGTCATCGGCTCAACCGTGGACAACCTTTTGGCCGCTGCCGACGGTGAACAGCATGAGCATGAGAGCATGTACCCGGAATTTGCCCAAACGGCCGAAGCCGAGGGGTTTGCGGAATTGGGCGCGGTGTTCAGGGCCATCGCCGTGGCCGAAAAGCAGCACGAAAAACGCTACCGCGACCTGGCCGCCAACATCAAGGCCGGCCGTGTTTTCCAGAAGGATGCCTGTGTGGTCTGGAGATGCCGAAACTGCGGATACATCCACACGGCCCAAGCAGCTCCAAGGGTCTGTCCGGCCTGCGACCATCCCCAGGCCCACTTTGAACTGCTGGGTGAAAACTGGTAACCATGGTTGAAACGATCAGTTCTTGATTACAATCGAACGAAACACGGGAGGAGTCATGGCCAAGCAATATGAAATCTACAAATGTGAGATCTGCGGAAACATCATTGAGGTTTTACACGGAGGAGCCGGGGAACTGGTCTGCTGCGGACAGCCAATGAAGCTCATGGCCGAGGGCACTATCGAC
The sequence above is a segment of the Deltaproteobacteria bacterium genome. Coding sequences within it:
- the yajC gene encoding preprotein translocase subunit YajC, yielding MFLSDIAYAMGTTGDASAQGGNPLTAFMPLIIMFAIFYFLLIRPQQKKAKEHRQTLANLNKGDHILTNGGLYGRITAIAEDVLTVDLGEENLVRINRGYIAGLAEPKAGNGGTAAAERKKKDKK
- the secF gene encoding protein translocase subunit SecF; its protein translation is MGLRIIPPDTNINFIGVRKYAYAFSIILILVGLISLVVKGGPRLGIDFAGGTIIQIEFDKGLDIDRVKSALNDVPLSGLTIQRFGQDDENTVLLRTSTEEANPEQIRAMVSEALASNMADTPFTVQRLEMVGPKVGADLRGKALEALFYAVLLIAIYISGRFEQRWMTSAIMAGGLAGTIYVLQLMSLPTTYLIVAAMLITLALCWYLKLNYALGAVVALTHDVIVTVGIFSLLNKEFDLTIIAALLTIVGYSLNDTIIVFDRIRENLRGKSGKSSLSRLVNKSINETLSRTILTSGTTLMVVFCLFLFGGGVIHDFAFALLVGIFVGTYSSIYVASPILLGFGPTLPDSEPEDRERAAV
- a CDS encoding rubrerythrin family protein; this encodes MKPIKGTQTEKNLLIAFSGESQARNRYTYFASVAKKEGYVQISDIFTETANQEKEHAKRLFKYLEGGELEVCASYPAGVIGSTVDNLLAAADGEQHEHESMYPEFAQTAEAEGFAELGAVFRAIAVAEKQHEKRYRDLAANIKAGRVFQKDACVVWRCRNCGYIHTAQAAPRVCPACDHPQAHFELLGENW
- a CDS encoding ABC transporter ATP-binding protein — its product is MSLLGIKNLSKSFGGLMAVNDVSFDIEDGSIVGLIGPNGAGKTTVFNLITGNYRPDTGEVLFQGHNLIGLATHRIVALGIARTFQTIRLFQNMTVLENALAGCHCRMRSGVLGAMLRLPGQRAEERKALALAMKELTFVGLDGQADQLAKNLSYGNQRLLEIARALSTKPKFIILDEPAGGMNDHETQKLISLIRAVRDRGITVLLIEHDMNLVMKICEHLVVLEHGAMIAQGTPTEIKANPRVIEAYLGTSED
- the secD gene encoding protein translocase subunit SecD — its product is MNRSLRWRIVLTVCVALLAIAYVLPTFPSLVTDGLKRILPERQISLGLDLKGGMHLTLGVDVKKAVANSMAQTGRNLRDEAREQKIAVFRPEVTPEGMLTFALLKKDQQKQLEDLLAASFRQVQIVNRADEGNDRMVYSLALKPEDQTNLEKLTIEQAVKTIRNRIDQFGVSEPDIRRQQDNRIQVQLPGLDDPERAIQIIGKTAHLEFMLVDDTADVSKAVQGVLPPGDALYFLHKKLADGTISKQPMVLKSEVVLTGEYITDARTQFDSYGQPYVSLNFSDRGAKIFERITAENVKKRLAIVLDGAIYSAPVIQEKIGGGRASISGQFTTDEAHDLALVLRAGSLPAPVEILEERTIGPSLGQESIDKGVLSALIGGALILVFMIVYYGFAGIIADIALIFNILLIMAGLAGFGATLTLPGIAGIILTIGMAVDANVLIFERIREELRKGFSPRAAVDEGYSRATLTILDANVTTIIAAVVLYQFGTGPIRGFAVTLTLGILASMFTALFVSRILFDYWLKKRPANAALSI
- a CDS encoding branched-chain amino acid ABC transporter permease — protein: MEQFFQQLTNGLAVGGIYALIALGYTMVYGVMKLINFAHGDLFTIGAYLGLTVLLSLGLTDHLGPLAGVLVLALMVMGLVAVVGVVLDRVAYKPLRSSPRLSAVVSALGASIFLQNTIMLIYGARFRVYPHDILPKMAVNVLGLDIPLMRIILFGTSLVLMLALYFFIQKTRLGTAIRAAAIDQGAAKLMGINVDRVIMLVFIIGPALGGAAGLMVGLYYGQVNFTMGWVYGLKAFTAAILGGIGNIPGAMVGGLLLGVIEALGAAYISVAWKDAIAFCVLILILIVRPTGLLGERVAEKV
- a CDS encoding ABC transporter ATP-binding protein — translated: MLKIENLIVRYGNVEALHGVSLHIEEGEIVTILGANGAGKSTTLMAISGLVRASGGSIYLRGEPLHALPAHAVVTRGIAQCPEGRRVFGTLTVDENLRLGAFTRKNHDAVRDTRQWVYTLFPRLKERESQLAGTLSGGEQQMLAIARALMARPNVLLLDEPSLGLAPILVNSIFATIREINQSGVTVLLVEQNARAALKLASRGYVMEVGDIVLEDTAEALLANPDVQNAYLGGAAG
- a CDS encoding transcriptional repressor, which translates into the protein MKTELGPDRRITKQRRVILDILKSLKSHPTADELYDLVRPVMPSISLGTVYRNLEVLSSCGLARTIQGFGNKMRFDGDVSPHHHVICESCGSIGDVWGFKIDASAPDGDAASDFQIRDFEVVFHGLCPRCRGAANHAEEEPTY
- a CDS encoding branched-chain amino acid ABC transporter permease; protein product: MKRSLALYIPLVAVMAVLPLFLDSYWTDVLNNVGLYAILALSLNIILGHAGLFHMGHAAFYAMGAYTTAILNTTYHVPVLWLMPVSGLVAAVFAMVVARPIIHLRGDYLLIVTIGIVEITRIALINNVFGITGGANGIFGISRPSVFGFTIRKPQEFYYLIWIFAGLTVFFFHRLAHSRFGRALNYIKEDEVAAEGNGVDTGHYKLVAFTLGAFWAGMVGTIYATKMTIIAPESFSFWESVVFFTIVILGGSGSIRGVILGAFLIIGLPEIFRQFATARMLVFGAAMVAMMVFRPQGLLPPLPRRYATKSLKDGEASL
- a CDS encoding branched-chain amino acid ABC transporter substrate-binding protein, whose amino-acid sequence is MKRRMVFVLVSLILALGLGAGSSLAAEIKIGVMCPLTGSWASEGQDMKQIVELLADELNAAGGLLGKQVTVVVEDDAGDPRSAALAAQRLSTKGVTAVIGTYGSSVTEASQNIYDEAGIVQVATGSTAVRLSEKGLAKFFRTSPRDDEQGKVAAKTIMDKGFKNVAILHDNTSYAKGLADETKAILDANGVKIAFFDALTPKEQDYSAILTNLKAANPDVIFFTGYYPEAGLLLRQKKEMNWLVPMLGGDATNNSDLVKIAGKEPAQGFMFLSPPLPQDLDRADAKAFLASYQAKFKAMPVSIWSVLAGDAFNVIVEAIAKTGSEDPATIASYLKEKLDKYPGLTGDISFNEKGDRIGDLYRVYEVDAAGNFVLLP